The Microcystis aeruginosa NIES-843 sequence GGGAAGAATCAAGGATGGTTTCAAAAAGTCCCTGAACCTTTTGATGAAACTAGAATCATTGATTGGACTCCTGTATGGTCTTTAACTGCTCAAGATTTTAAGTATTTACCGACGGGATATTGTTATTATGGTTATTCTCAATCTGAACCCTTAGATTGTTGGGCTGATTCTAATGGCTGCGCCGCAGGAAATACGATAGAGGAAGCGATTTTACAAGGATTTATGGAGTTAGTGGAACGAGATTGTGTGGCTTTATGGTGGTATAATCAATTAGTTAAACCTTCCGTTAATTTAGAGAGCTTTAATGAGCCATATTTTGAGCAATTAAAGCAATATTATGAGGGGTTAAATCGGGAGCTATGGGTGTTAGATATTACCAGTGATTTGAATATTCCCTGTTTTGCTGCTATTAGTCCGAGAAAGGAGCGGGAAGTGGAGGACATTTTGTTAGGGTATGGGGCGCATTTTGACCCGAAAATTGCTATTAGTCGGGCGTTAACGGAGGTTAATCAAATCTTGCCGAATGTGTTATCTTTTAAGGAAGATGGGACAACGATTTATAATTCTTCTGCTGATCCTTTGGCGGTTAAATGGTGGCAAACGGCAAGGTTAAGCAATCAATCTTATTTAGTTCCCGATAGTAAAATAATACCGAAAAAAAGTAATGATTATTTACAATTAGCCAGTGATGATTTATTAGCGGATGTTAAATTGTGTCAGCGAATTGTTGAGTCAAAGGGGATGGAAATGTTAGTATTAGATCAGACTCGTCCTGATATTGGTTTAAGGGTGGCTAAAGTCATTGTCCCCGGAATGCGTCATATGTGGAAGCGTTTAGGGGCAGGAAGATTATATGATGTTCCTGTTAGCATGGGATGGTTAAAAGAGACTTTGACGGAAGATGAATTAAATCCTTTTCCCATGTGGATGTAATGCTTTGGAATAGGGGAGCTTATCACTGATCAGTAAAAGGTGCATCACCGAAGTAACACACCTTAAATAGTGTTGGGTTCCGTACCTCAATCTAACCGATAAGAGAGGCGATCGCACTTAGAAAGTGTACTTGATTTGAATAACACTCATGACACCTTCAACAATGGTTCGCCACTGTCCAGTAAATTCTGCACCATAAGATGCTGCAATTTGCGGACCTAATTTTTGTGCTTCATCGTTGCTCCAGAGAGGTCCAGCTAAAACATCAGTTTTAAATTCATGAATTCCAGTATTTTCCACCTGTAGTTCTACTTCTACTACACTCATTGCACTTTCAACTACGGTTGTCCACTGACCAGTAAAGTTTCCTTGATGAGCAGCTGCAATTTTCGGACCTACTTGTTGTGCTTCAGCGTTACTCCAGAGGGGGCCAGCAGGGATATTAACTTTGTAACTTGCCATAATAGATAATGTCCTTTGAGACTTTTGTTGATTTTGTATCCTCAAGACGATATCAAAAATCCTTTTCTGAATTTTTTGAGTTAGCCATAATGCCTTAAGCAAAATGTCTTGTCTTTTGGGTTAAAAGTGATTGGTTCAATCACCTTTGATACCAGAATAAGTTTTATTTTTGGTAATGGCAATCTCTAAAATTAATACTTTTCTAATAGGTTTTTTCGAGCAGAATATTAACTTTTTATGAGATTTATATTAGATTTATATTAGATTCAAAGGGTCACTTTATGGTATAATTGCGTAATCTCTTAAGTAGAACAAATGAATTAATCAATCAAATTATAGAGATTGAGTCAAAGGGGATGGAAATGTTAGTATTAGATCAGACTCGTCCTGATATTGGTTTAAGGGTGGCTAAAGTCATTGTCCCCGGAATGCGTCATATGTGGAAGCGTTTAGGGACAGGAAGATTGTATGATGTTCCTGTTAGCATGGGATGGTTAAAAGAGACTTTGACGGAAGATGAATTAAATCCTTTTCCCATGTGGATGTAACCCTTGTTCATGGTCAATTGTTGATGATTTTAAGTTACTTGGTGAAGATTTCGAGTTTAACTTTCATTCCCGTTTTATCTAAAAGACTGAGTAATTTATCAACAGTAAAACGGCTAATTTCTCCATTCATTAAATCACTAATTTTCGGTTGTGTTTCCTCGAAAAAAGTGGCGGCTTCTTGCTGTGTCCATCTTTTTTCTTGGATAAAAGACCGCAAGGTTAACATCAAATCGGCTCTAATTTTTAAGTTAGTTGCTTCTTCACTGTTAAATCCTAAATCTTCAAAGATGTTATCGCTACCAAAAGTGATCTCAATAGGGTTAGATTGTGTCATGGTTATCCCTCCTGTAATTGTTGTCTAAATTGAATCATTTGTTGATAACATTGTTGTCCAAATTCAATTTCTTTTTTCGAGGTTTTCTGTGTTTTTTTACCAAAAGCATGAAGGACATAAATCGCTTCTTTAAACCTTGCTACATAAAAGATTCTGTAGGTTTCTCCTGTCCAAATTCTAATTTCTTCTGTTCCTTGACCAATAATGGGAATGGGTTTAAAATCATTGGGTTTCTCTCCTTGTTGAATAGCTCTCAGTCGAAAACCTGCTTTACGCTTTGCGTCTTCAGGAAAATCTCTAATATCTTCCCTTGACGTCCCAATCCAGTAAATGGGTTTATCTCCCATGTTGGGGTTAATGATTAAGGTTGATACCTAATTTAGTATAACAGGATCATCAGTTTGTCAATTGTTCGTTAGTTGACAAGCAAGATGATGATCATTTTAGTTTAACTGAATCTAAGTAAAGTGTATCAGGGCAAATATCTCGTTCATGAGGCCATAAGCAAACTGATTCCTGATAGGTAAAAGGTATGTCAGCGAAGTAACACACCTTTATTAGTGTTGGTTTTCGTTGCTTCAATCTAATCTAGAAGAGCGGCTGGATCATTGGGAGCTATTCCTTCATATTGATCTAAGATCAATAATATTTTCATTTGTTGAGTTACACTAAATAAGCGCAATCGAATATTGACTGAAAATTGAATCACTTGTAATGATAGGGAGATTTTCAGCCATAGATTGAGCAATAATAATGCGATCAAAAGGATCTCTGTGGTGAAAAGGTAGAGAAGCATTAATTTTTAGATGCTCTAGTTCAAGATTTATTAAAACAATCCTACTTTCGTTCACTTCTTTCTCAATAAACTCTTCATAGGAAGGAACTAACCTTAACTTTCCTAAATTATATTTAATAGACATTTCCCAAAGACTGGCGATACTAAGATAACTAAAATTGTTCTCATCTTCAATTAAATCTTTGAGAGCATTGCTTAATCTAGGATCGTCATTAACAAACCAAAGAAAAATATGTGTGTCCAATAAAAAAGTCATTCCCTGTAATTGTGAAAGTCTTCAAGAGGTTCATCAAAGTCATCGCTCATCCATACTTTTCCCTTAGCACTTCCTCGTTTTAAGGGTCGTTTGATGGGGGAAATTTTGGCTACTGGCTCGTCGCCTTGCATAATAACAATTTCTTCTCCGTTAATTGCCAAATCGAGAAGTTTTGAGAGATCGGATTTAGCTTGAGCTATATCTAATTTAGTCATAATGTTAAATCTCTATTTAAGTTTTCAAAAAATCTTGCAAATGTTCTTCGTCATCAGCTACGATGGTAATCATTCCTTGACATAGTCCAGGGCCCAGGCGTTGGCGCAGTATGGGTATTGGCCCGATTAATTGGGCAATTGGACGATTGTTGTCGGTGATTAACAATTCTTCCCCCAGTTTGAGATTGTCAATCAGTTCGGGGAGTTTAGCCTGGGCTTCTTTGAGAGAGATGATCATGGATGTTGGGTTCTATCTAACTCATGGTGATAACGCTACAATTTTAACTGAATCTCAGCAAGGAATAGATAAAATACGGTTGGGTTGAACGATAGTGAAACCCAACCTTGTATCTTGAGAAGTAGGCAACCCGTCCCAACCTAGGTAAAAAATACCGCTTTGTAGCTTGGGTGCCTATATTCTGAAAAAGGGCGTGGACATCCAGTTCAACCGAGGTGCTTGACACCGTTGGGTAGCCACCGGAGCCACGCCGTCATCCCGATGAGACAAGCTCGAACAATCGCTGGAGGATTAACCTCGTATTCGCAAGGACGAGTTACCAAAGGGACAAAATAACTTAACCCCAGCATAAACGATGACAGAAGAAAAAACATGGGTAGGGATCGATGTCAGTAAAGAGGTTCTAGATATCTACGTGTTGCCGCAAGGTCTGACCTTGCAACAACCCAACAGCGACGTTGGCGTTCAATCGCTGATTGAACAATTACATCCTCTCTCACCGAGTTTGGTGGTGGTGGAATCGACGGGTGGATTAGAGCGCGCACTCGTATCGGGCTTACAAGCCGCCACAATACCGGTAGCGATCGCCAACCCCCGCAAGGTCAAAGGGTTTGCGACGGCATTGGGGAAAGCAAAAACGGACAAATTGGACGCACAGGTAATCGCTCAATTCGCACGAGCCGTGCAACCCCAACCCCAACCCGTGGTTGCCCCCCAAGCCCAACAATTGAGCGACCTAGTACGACGACGACAGCAGTTGGTGGAGATGCAGGTGGCGGAGAAAAACCGCCTCAGTCGTGCGTCTGAGACGGTGCAACTAGATATCAAAGCCCATATTGAGGAAATCCAACAGCGTATTGAAAGCCTCAACGAGCAGATTCAGTCCCTCGCCCAACAGCAAGCCGATTGGCAACGCAAAAATGAAATCTTACAATCCGTTAAAGGGATCGGCAAAGTTTCATCTGCCCTATGTTTGGCGGAATTACCCGAGATGGGAACACTCTGGCGAAAAACAGATTGCCCGGCTGGTCGGGGTCGCTCCTATCAACCACGATAGTGGCCAGCACAAGGGTAAACGCATGATTTCGGGGGGACGCACCTCGGTTCGCTGTGGCTTGTACATGGCCACATTGGTAGCCATTCGTCATAACCCGGTGATTCGGAAGTTCTACGAACGGTTGTTGACCAATGGCAAGTTGAAAAAGGTGGCCTTAGTTGCCTGTATGAGGAAATTGCTGGTTATCCTCAATGCCATGATTCGTGATAATAAATGCTGGCAAGCACCCGCTTAGTCCAGTTTTCCGAACAATTTCATCGCTGACAAAACGGATGACTGGTGCCGTTACTTTGTCTTGCCTATTTGGGGTACAAAAGATTTTCTTTATTCCCCTTGACTTTTAAGACAATCGCTACACTCTCACGTTAAGGTTAAGTACGAAGATGAATCCAATTTCTAGGCCGATCATTCCTCAATTCTAACTGATCTAAGCAGAAAATAAATAAGCTCTCCTGATGACTGATAGAGAAAAGGTATGTCACCGCAGTAACACACCTTTATTAGTGTTGGGTTTCGTTGCTTCAACCCAACTACAAGAGCGGTGATCGCACTATTATTGAGGAATTAATTTAATTAAACTTCTTAAGGTAGCATTAACGGATTCCGAATTAGGAAAATACTTTTTAACATCAGGATCAAGAATAATTACATCATTTTGCGCTGGAAAATGTTCAACCGTTTTTGTTCCATCTTCATGATGAATAGTAACGCTATGACCTTCCCGATACTGTTGGTAATATTTTCCGCAAACAGGATTTTTAAGTTGACTTAAATCATATTCTTCTCGCAAGTCATCTTCTAATTCATCTTGGATTTTCTCGTTCATAATATCTCCTTTCTTTGGGTGTAACTAATCTTGCACTAATTAAACGAATTTTATGATCACGATCCGTATAAGAAACAAATAGAAATTTACTTTGATCTGATAAACCTATTATAAGATAGCGATTCTCTCCTGTAGAATGGTCAGGATCATCGAAATTTACAGCTAAGGGATCATCAAATACGGTGGATGCTTCTTCAAAAGAAATGTTATGTTTTCTTTGATTTATTTTTGCTTTCTGTTTATCCCATTCAAATGCTAGTTCCAAATCATTGCCACTTTGCCAACTGAAATATCCCGCATTGTAGCATATCCTGATGGCGGAATAACAATTTTTCCTGTGCGATCGCGTCTTCCCAAAGTTTGATTAATAGAGAGATATATAAGCGATCGCCGCTGATAGTAAAAGGTATGTCACAGCAGTAACACACCTTTATTATTGTTGGGTTTCGTTGCCTCAACCCAATCGAGAAGAAGAAGCGATCGCACTGAATTAAGATAGCTGATGAGTTGATGAGATTGAGTTTTATTGCCTAGTTAAAACCCCATTTCCACGTGAATCAAATTTCAAAGTGTAAGTATATCCCATCAGCATAGCCCAATTTCCAGTATCGAATACAACAGGATCTCCGATTTCCTCTTGTCCATTTGATCTAACAAGATCGTATGATCCTGCCTTTATGGATAGAGTCGTCTGCGGGGAACAAAGCACTGAATATCCCCAAGCAATCCATTTCACTCCCATACCAAACCCTACATTTACTGTATATTGTTCAGAATCATATTCGGGAATATGCCAACCTTGTTCATCGTGCTGAAGCTCCATGTATTTGTTCAATGACAAGGAAAAATTATCGTTATCCCTTGAGTATGGATGATATGACTGGTTAGGGCTTATATCGCCTTTTTTGAAAACGGAAGCCATCCAATAAAGGGTTAAATCTTTATTGAAATTAATCATGACGTTTGTATCAACAGTTTGTTGTCCTGCGACTCTTCTGACACCATTAGCAATAAACTCTGCTGGTGAAAAAGTCGCTACCAGTTCGATCCCTTGAACATAATCAGTTGTTATCTCTACGATAGTAACAGGTCCTCCCGTAGCTGGGGTTGCTAATATAGGCCGGAAAAACTCATCCGCATTTTCCAGTTGTGTTTTGGTAATCTCAAAAGGATGCTTTATTATTCCTATAGGTGGTCTCTTTTCCATGGAAACAACTCCAATTATAATTTTGATTTTGACAGTAAGGGTCTATTAAGGTGTGTCACCGCAGTAACACACCTTAAATAGTGTCGGTTTTCGTTGCTTTAACCTAGCCTGAAATATTGGCGATCTCACCGCCCCAATAGAGATTGCTAGGAGTTTTTAAATAGAAGCTTTGCTCCAGCTACTAAAAGTTGTTTGATCTTATCTGCACTTTGAGATCCCGAATATGTGAAGTTAACTGTTTTTCCACCCCCAGTCTGGCTAGTAATCTTAAACTCAACTCCAGTTAATACAAAGATTCCAAAAGCGGCTGTTAGTGCTGTTTTTACGGTAAGCGTCCCTGCCAAAAACGTATTAGCTTCATCCTCAAACGTACTTGTCCATGTAACGCTAATTACTTGATCGTCTTGCGTTTCTCCGAGAGAGCTAAAACCGCTTGATAGGAGATTTGCCTGTTCTTGGTTTTTGGCTGAATGCCATAGATCTGTCAGTGACGCTAACAATAATTTATGACTATCAATTAAATTGTCAACGAAATTTAAAGGTGCAGTTAGAAGTTCTTGACTAGGTTTCCCCGGCGAAACCTGAAACTCTCCTGATGAGGTTAAGATGACAGTGGCCTCACGCCCTTTAAAATCTTTGAGTTCAATAACGGCAGCATCATTAGCAACCTCAGTCCAACTCGCTAGTTCATTTTCGCCATAATCCCCCGTTGTTACATAGAATGCCAATTTTGGACTTAAAGTTCTTCTGTCATTAGGACTAGGAGACCAACTCATACCGATGAAACCATTATCAGTTTGGATTCCAAAGGACATACTACTATACCATTTACAGTCTTCATTTGCGCTTTGGTCAAAAGCATTAGACTTCAGGGCAATCATATTTTCAGGAGCAGGTGATTTAATTTGGCTCATGGTAGGAGCTTTTTTTCCTCGGCAGTCCTCCGTCACCGTTACGTAGTCTATCTCCCAAGTCTCTTGTAGTTCTATATTGTTACTGACGAAGGCATCAATTTTAATACCTAATCCAACAGCTTTATTGCTTGATCCTCCACCTGCAATATACTGCACTGGGATAGTAAACGTATTCGTCGCTGGCGAGTTAGGATCAACATCCAAATTAATTTTGGAGTTGGCGAAAACATTAGGATTTCCTTTAAGCTCGTCTGGAGGTTGCAAGAAAGCCCAAAAAGTTTTTGTTTGTTTGCTCTGATTGACTAAATAGATCGTGTACTCAGCAGCCATGATTGATCTCCTTATTTATTGAGTAAATACCGAATTCGATTTTGAACAAACAATAAGTTTGTCTTCCATACGTACACCCTCAAGACATTCTCAAAAATCTATTCGTGAAATTTTCGAGTTAGCCATAGTGCCTTAAGCAAAATGCCTTGTCTTTGGGGTTAAAAGTGATTTGTTTAATCACCTTTGATACCAGAATAAGTTTTATTTTGAGTAATGGCAATCTCTAAAGTTAATACTTTTCTAATAGGTTTTTTTGAGTAGAATATTAACTTTTATATTAGATTTATATTAGATTTATATTAGATTCAAAGGGTCACTTTATGGTATGACTACCTCATCCCTGAAAGTAGAACTAATGAATTAATTGGGCATCTGAAATCCTCAAAACCCTTTTACTCTCTGATTTGAAAGAGGGTGTGGGGTGTGGGGTGTGGGGTGTGGGGTGTGGGGAAGGAAACCTCTTTCATCTGTGGGGGTGAAAATTTTTTCATCGGGACTGATTTGTAGAGTGTCAGGAGATGAAAAGAAGGCAGCAAAAAAGCGATCGCTTATCCCTCAAGGAAAACACCTGCCCTAAGTAAGGAGATGCTACCACCGGATGATGAGTATAACCTTTCAATTAGTTCTGGCTTTACTTTCCCGTGGGCAAGTGATTTTACAAGGAGAAAACCATGACAAAAAAGCCTCACATTAAACTTATCCACATTGGAGAGTACATGGCTGAAGTGGAAGTCGAACTGATTGAGACTCCCGAAGGATGGTCGCCCTATTTATCATTAGAAGACGCTCAAAAATTAGATGGTGTCCGGGAAGCCCTTCGTCAAGGTGATCTGCAAAAAGCTTCCAATTTAGCACATCTTTACAAAATTACCCCTCTTACCGTTTAACTAAACTTTGACAAGAAAAAATTAGGTTCTTCGTTACTTGGTATGATTCGATATGGGGGCATAAATCGACTAAATCCTTATCTGGTAAGAGATTTAATTGATTAGTTCGCTCTAGATCAAAAACAATTGACAAAAATCGCCAAATGCTTTTCTACATAAGGGTTACATCCCTTATATCCCCCGTCCATTGCATAACACAAACCGAAGAGCCAAAAATTAAAAAGCGATCGCTATTCCTCAGAACAACACAGCGATCGCCTAACTTTTAACTATCACAAGCAACATTAGAACTCTTGCAAATTAATTATATGTTATAATGATGGGTTAACTAATTTTCCCCAAAAAATTAGTTAACCAGTACATTCGTCCTGAATGAAAACTTGAAGTTTAACTTTTAACTCAAAACTCTTTAGATATGCTTTAATTTGGTTATCAAAACCTCTTTATTTAAGCGGCACAAACTATCTCAATTTTTATAATTGAGAATAAATTCTCCTTGACTTGATTAATCTTTAGGCAACTTTTAAGAAGCTGCTATACCTATCCCTAACTCACCGTTATAAATAGCCGCCAACAAGTTAACTCTTAAACTATATCTTCGACGACGATTCCGATATTTACAGGATAAGATTTTAAAGATTTTGAGTTTCCTATTTATAGGTTCAATGATAATCCTTTCTTTGGCTAAAGCCTTGTTATACTCTTTTTCTAACTCTGTTAATTTTCTATTTTTCGATTTCTTTTTCGGTGTATAACTATTACTATGGTATGCAGCTATTCCCTGATAACCACTGTCTTCTATGCTGGTAGTTAAAGGATGAAAACGAACTCGACTTTTTTTAAATAAACTAAAATCATGACCTCTACCTTTCCCACAAAAGACACAGATAATTTCCTCGGTAGTTTGATCAGCTACTAATTGGGATTTTAAAGTATGATAACCTCTTTTACCCCCCAAAAAATCTTTCTGTTTCTTTTTGGGGCGTTCAATGGGAGTTTCCGTTACATCCATTACCGTTACGACCGGTATCTCTGCTTGATTGAGTAAAGCTTTTTTTCCTTTTAAACGGAAGTTTCCCGATTGTAAAAGCATTTTTTCCGTCTTATTTACAATCCGACATATAGTTGATTCTGATAGTTCCCAGCTTGTACCAATGTGAAAATATGTTCTATATTCTCGCCAATATTCTAACGTTACTAAAACTTGTTCTTCTATAGATAGTTTAGGTTTCGGTCCCCTTTTAGATGGTGAATTAGAGTCGGCTTCAACACTTTTTACTGATTCTACCATCTTTCTATAGGTTTGTTTATACACACCGAAACGGCGTTTGAATTGTTCATCTGATAAGTTTTGATAATCCATAATTTTGCTAATAAACATAGCAAAATTATAGATGATTTCCTGACCTAAGATCACATTTTATTCTTTTTTCCACTTCAATCTAAGAATTGAGAAAAAAGCAAAAACTTATATTATACCATAAAAAAATTATGCAAGAGGTCTATTATTGGAGGGCTGATAATTCTTCCCGAAGAATACGGCGTAAATCGGACTGAGTGAGCGATCGCTCAGAAGGAGATTGGATATATTGTTTTAAAGCCTCATTAATTAGGGTTTGATAACCCATTCCTGCGGTTTCAGCCTGTTCTCGAAAATAAGCTAGAATCTCATCATCTAGATAAATGGTAATGCGTGTTTTTCCCTGAGAGGAAATGAGCGCCCCTCGTTTTCCTTTAGAAAAATCATATTCCTTTCTCATAAGTTTTTCTCTCTTGTTTTGTAGCACGACGAGCGGAAATCAAGGGAATGACTTCACCCCGCAAAGTATAAATAACCACTAATAGTGATCCCATGTTTCCCATCCCCACTGCAATAAAACGTTCTTCTGTTATACAATCGGGATCAAGATCATGAATAGCGAGGGGATCAAAAAAC is a genomic window containing:
- a CDS encoding mannan-binding lectin, translating into MLKALWLTQKIQKRIFDIVLRIQNQQKSQRTLSIMASYKVNIPAGPLWSNAEAQQVGPKIAAAHQGNFTGQWTTVVESAMSVVEVELQVENTGIHEFKTDVLAGPLWSNDEAQKLGPQIAASYGAEFTGQWRTIVEGVMSVIQIKYTF
- a CDS encoding helix-turn-helix domain-containing protein gives rise to the protein MTQSNPIEITFGSDNIFEDLGFNSEEATNLKIRADLMLTLRSFIQEKRWTQQEAATFFEETQPKISDLMNGEISRFTVDKLLSLLDKTGMKVKLEIFTK
- a CDS encoding type II toxin-antitoxin system RelE/ParE family toxin, with the protein product MGDKPIYWIGTSREDIRDFPEDAKRKAGFRLRAIQQGEKPNDFKPIPIIGQGTEEIRIWTGETYRIFYVARFKEAIYVLHAFGKKTQKTSKKEIEFGQQCYQQMIQFRQQLQEG
- a CDS encoding type II toxin-antitoxin system VapC family toxin; its protein translation is MTFLLDTHIFLWFVNDDPRLSNALKDLIEDENNFSYLSIASLWEMSIKYNLGKLRLVPSYEEFIEKEVNESRIVLINLELEHLKINASLPFHHRDPFDRIIIAQSMAENLPIITSDSIFSQYSIALI
- a CDS encoding type II toxin-antitoxin system Phd/YefM family antitoxin; translation: MTKLDIAQAKSDLSKLLDLAINGEEIVIMQGDEPVAKISPIKRPLKRGSAKGKVWMSDDFDEPLEDFHNYRE
- a CDS encoding type II toxin-antitoxin system Phd/YefM family antitoxin, yielding MIISLKEAQAKLPELIDNLKLGEELLITDNNRPIAQLIGPIPILRQRLGPGLCQGMITIVADDEEHLQDFLKT
- a CDS encoding BrnT family toxin, whose product is MELAFEWDKQKAKINQRKHNISFEEASTVFDDPLAVNFDDPDHSTGENRYLIIGLSDQSKFLFVSYTDRDHKIRLISARLVTPKERRYYERENPR
- a CDS encoding IS5 family transposase, with the translated sequence MFISKIMDYQNLSDEQFKRRFGVYKQTYRKMVESVKSVEADSNSPSKRGPKPKLSIEEQVLVTLEYWREYRTYFHIGTSWELSESTICRIVNKTEKMLLQSGNFRLKGKKALLNQAEIPVVTVMDVTETPIERPKKKQKDFLGGKRGYHTLKSQLVADQTTEEIICVFCGKGRGHDFSLFKKSRVRFHPLTTSIEDSGYQGIAAYHSNSYTPKKKSKNRKLTELEKEYNKALAKERIIIEPINRKLKIFKILSCKYRNRRRRYSLRVNLLAAIYNGELGIGIAAS
- a CDS encoding BrnA antitoxin family protein, coding for MRKEYDFSKGKRGALISSQGKTRITIYLDDEILAYFREQAETAGMGYQTLINEALKQYIQSPSERSLTQSDLRRILREELSALQ